The window CGCTCATCAAGCATTACGTAAAGCGGGCGAATACGTGGCCGAAGGAAAGGATTGGGTTATCGACATAGACTTGGCAAAATTCTTTGACGAGGTGAATCACGACCGATTGCTTTGGCAGTTAAGTACTCGCGTTGGTGACAAGCGCGTACTTAAGTTGATAGGTAAATTTCTTCGAGCAGGAATGCTAATCGGGGGGATGGCCAATCAACGGGTGAAAGGGACACCGCAAGGCAGCCCACTATCACCCCTGTTGTCGAATATCGTCTTAGACGAACTGGACAAGGAGTTAGAGCGGAGAGGACACTGCTTTGTACGCTACGCCGATGATATTATCATAATGGTCGGAAGCGAACCAGCCGCGGAGCGATCGATGCAAAGCCTCTCCAAGTTTATCGAAAATCGGATGCGATTAAGAATAAACAAGGAAAAGAGCCATATCGTCCGTCCTCATCAACTCAATTATCTCGGTCATACTATCTTAAAAGGCGGGAGTTTAGGATTAAGCCGAAAGAGCGAACAACGCTTCAAGGCGAAACTAAAATCGCTTACCAAACGCAACAGGGGCATTAGCTTCGATCAGTTAATAAGCGAGCTAAATCCCGTTCTACGAGGCTGGCTAAACTACTTCAAGCACGCAAAGATGAAAAGTCGTCTTCGCAACCTTGAAGCTTGGCTTCGTCGTAGATTAAGATGCTATCGTTTAAAACAATGCAAACGGGCGTTGGGCATAGCCAGGTTCTTGACCAAGTTGGGCGTTCCTTGGAACCGGAGCTGGACAACGGCGGGAAGTTCTAAGGGATGGTTTAGACTGTCAATGACCCACGCTGCACACGAGGGAATGAACCTTGAATGGTTCAAGAAAACGGGACTTTACAGTTTAACGGCCAATTACGGTTAAACATTGAAGAAACCGCCTAATACGAGAGACGTACGTTGGGTGGTGTGAGAGGATAGCAGAGTTAGGAGTAATTACCTATCTTTGCATCCTACTCGATTGCTACAGGCTCTCACCGAAATCTTCCTTGAACTTGGCTATCAGCTTCTGTGGCCAGTCGTCAACCGGTTCCAGTCCTCCCATGAAGAAACGGAGTACAGGAGGCTCATAGACAAATTTCAGCCCGCCGATAAGGGTGCGATTCTGATTGAGCCAGCTGACACGGTCGATCACATATTTGATCTGCGAGAGGGTGAAGACGCGCCGTGGAACGGCCAGCCGTACCAGCTCCATGTCGGCATAGGTCTCGTTTCCATACTCGTCGCGCTGATTGGAGACCGAGCCACGCTCCATACCCCGGATACCGGAAATCAGGAAGAGGGCTGCAGCAAGTGCCCCGGCAGGATATTGGGTTTGGGGGATATGTGAACAGATGTCCATGGCATCCAGATGGGCGCCGAGTACACCGGCCGGCTTCAGCATTGGAACCCCGTTTTTGTCCAGCTCATTTACGAGGTAGCGGATAAATTCGGGACTTTGGCAGATCATGGTCTCGTCGAGTGTCTCATAGAGTCCCACCGCCATCGACTCGATCTCGCGGACCGAAATGCCTCCATAGGTCAAGAATCCCTCATAGAGCGGAACGAGTGCTTCCAGCTCCTTGTAAATCGCCTCGTTGTTGGTGCAGATACCTCCACCTCGGGAAGAGCTGAGTTTCCGGGCCGAAAAGTAAACGATATCAGCCATGTCGGTCATTGTTTTGATGATGGTCTCCATGGAGGAGTCGTTGAACTCCTTTTCGCGTAATTTCACCAGATAAGCATTTTCACCCAACAGGCTGGCATCGAGCACCAGGCGGATATT of the Petrimonas mucosa genome contains:
- the ltrA gene encoding group II intron reverse transcriptase/maturase, coding for MNPGKHGNLQMSLFDEWERGQKVKGTDVFSSGSGLVRDEWLSGCKEERALTQDLMSDITDLKNLDAALRQVISNRGSAGIDGMTVDELRDWLNSHHRELQRQLMTGTYQVTAVKEVLIPKPDGGKRQLGIPTVKDRLVQQAISQVLSKRYDPIFSEYSYGFRPRRNAHQALRKAGEYVAEGKDWVIDIDLAKFFDEVNHDRLLWQLSTRVGDKRVLKLIGKFLRAGMLIGGMANQRVKGTPQGSPLSPLLSNIVLDELDKELERRGHCFVRYADDIIIMVGSEPAAERSMQSLSKFIENRMRLRINKEKSHIVRPHQLNYLGHTILKGGSLGLSRKSEQRFKAKLKSLTKRNRGISFDQLISELNPVLRGWLNYFKHAKMKSRLRNLEAWLRRRLRCYRLKQCKRALGIARFLTKLGVPWNRSWTTAGSSKGWFRLSMTHAAHEGMNLEWFKKTGLYSLTANYG
- a CDS encoding tryptophanase, with protein sequence MQEIKFYSGEEIPLELHKVRVVQKLHLVPIERRLEALQEGGFNTFRLNTKDVFLDMLTDSGTNAMSDNQMAAMMQADDAYAGSQSFYRLQKAVEEVLGKKYYLPVHQGRAAENILSKAYIKQGSLVPMNYHFTTTLAHITECGGRIVELLYDEGYVMNSDHPFKGNMNIEKLEENIKRHGAKNIPFIRMEASTNLIGGQPFSIQNLRDVRAIADKYNIRLVLDASLLGENAYLVKLREKEFNDSSMETIIKTMTDMADIVYFSARKLSSSRGGGICTNNEAIYKELEALVPLYEGFLTYGGISVREIESMAVGLYETLDETMICQSPEFIRYLVNELDKNGVPMLKPAGVLGAHLDAMDICSHIPQTQYPAGALAAALFLISGIRGMERGSVSNQRDEYGNETYADMELVRLAVPRRVFTLSQIKYVIDRVSWLNQNRTLIGGLKFVYEPPVLRFFMGGLEPVDDWPQKLIAKFKEDFGESL